Proteins encoded by one window of Methylovirgula ligni:
- a CDS encoding HPF/RaiA family ribosome-associated protein, whose protein sequence is MQVPLQISFRNCEPSEEIRAEIEKEAQRLEKFYDRITFCNVAVTAPNLLHHRQGGLFKIDLHIALPEHKDVIVNKTHGNVHQHEHISVAIRDAFAAAQRQIEDAARRMRGDVKQDEDPDRGRVTKLIAGEDYGFIETSDGREIYFHRNSVLNDAFERLKVGAEVRFVEEAGEKGPQASTVSLAA, encoded by the coding sequence ATGCAAGTGCCGCTTCAAATCAGCTTCCGCAACTGCGAGCCCTCAGAAGAAATCCGCGCCGAGATCGAGAAGGAGGCACAACGCCTGGAGAAATTCTACGATCGGATCACGTTCTGCAACGTCGCCGTGACTGCGCCGAATCTTCTGCATCATCGCCAGGGCGGCCTATTCAAAATCGATCTGCACATCGCCCTGCCCGAGCATAAGGACGTCATCGTCAACAAGACGCACGGCAACGTCCATCAGCACGAGCATATTTCCGTCGCCATTCGCGATGCCTTCGCGGCCGCGCAGCGGCAGATTGAGGATGCCGCGCGCCGGATGCGCGGTGACGTGAAACAGGATGAGGACCCGGACCGTGGCCGCGTGACCAAGCTAATCGCCGGCGAGGACTACGGCTTCATCGAAACTTCCGACGGCCGCGAAATCTATTTCCATCGCAACAGCGTATTGAACGACGCCTTCGAACGCCTGAAGGTCGGCGCGGAGGTTCGTTTCGTCGAGGAAGCCGGCGAGAAGGGCCCGCAGGCGAGCACCGTCAGCCTGGCAGCGTGA